The Eremothecium gossypii ATCC 10895 chromosome IV, complete sequence genome contains a region encoding:
- the HMI1 gene encoding ATP-dependent 3'-5' DNA helicase (Syntenic homolog of Saccharomyces cerevisiae YOL095C (HMI1)) gives MKALTTSQSRVVTHPYEPCTTVNVVAGPGSGKTVTLLHKVYNLVYEGIVAPNEILILSLTNKAVDNINEKLMETFQEADCNLRWSAEERVEILEQIDVNTFHSLANKVVLENEGLVNIIEENGWRSLMRLAGKSYKGRSRHDWTPRAFARMIQDYKEGRIQPDRIDAEAILELMKTCKVFTNEDLIHFCAKFLADADPQTASGITGQLLNDYKVIIVDEVQDLYPLLFPMLELIAAKKQLILFGDEHQSIYGFLGSNKLFMKQISSMRPAEKMFTYELYDNFRSTPEIIDLAQSVMGRKMPPANLDQYGLHKKLQCGIKPISFTLEDPLEELCFLTDQICQLVCSSAKLSDIAILTRTNEHMDRIARGLKIFGLPVEKLTAQPQWMNDPRILFLIDIMKLLAAVCQEEGATDESHNLKMKTDFSVVVTLGEGRRVGPSLINSIYNGARAKGTSCWELINSIEYRKSLPLRRQKIVATYLNALSPLLVRSKFQELNVPLDLMNELSQLIERMDIPLFQVQNEEQLQEFRDNLLEFYQILKLCSYSRPADVPLIAWFVKTFLEQTVQLQKNVVNKLSGRNTIKLSTIHSSKGLEFPIVFLLGRLDKPVWSDNNTLYVGMTRARNLLYMTNINHPKTKAITNNEHPYMIDNAFFWKYYNNDLGRPYKPNLASRAQNYKQLLDKYRITTLHKRSFVTQCIPILRLSRRILIN, from the coding sequence ATGAAAGCACTGACGACGTCCCAATCACGAGTAGTAACACATCCATATGAGCCTTGTACAACTGTCAATGTGGTAGCGGGACCTGGGTCTGGCAAGACCGTGACACTACTGCATAAAGTCTACAACCTGGTTTACGAAGGGATTGTAGCTCCTAATGAAATACTAATCCTCTCCTTGACAAATAAAGCAGTGGATAACATCAATGAAAAGCTTATGGAGACATTCCAAGAGGCAGATTGCAACTTGCGATGGTCTGCTGAGGAAAGGGTAGAAATACTTGAGCAGATAGACGTGAACACGTTCCACAGTCTCGCGAACAAGGTCGTGTTGGAAAACGAAGGACTTGTCAATATTATTGAAGAAAATGGCTGGCGGAGCCTCATGCGGCTTGCAGGGAAGTCCTATAAGGGCCGATCCCGTCATGACTGGACGCCGCGCGCTTTTGCGCGCATGATTCAGGACTATAAGGAAGGCAGAATCCAACCGGACAGAATAGATGCAGAGGCAATTCTTGAGCTCATGAAGACGTGCAAGGTTTTCACGAACGAAGATCTCATACACTTCTGCGCGAAGTTTCTTGCGGATGCTGACCCGCAGACGGCCAGCGGAATCACAGGCCAGCTTTTGAATGACTACAAGGTTATAATTGTTGATGAGGTCCAAGATCTCTACCCACTTCTCTTTCCGATGTTGGAATTAATCGCCGCCAAGAAGCAACTCATATTATTTGGTGATGAGCACCAGAGTATCTATGGGTTCCTCGGGAGTAACAAACTTTTTATGAAACAGATTAGTTCAATGCGGCCTGCAGAAAAGATGTTTACATATGAATTGTACGACAATTTTCGTTCTACACCAGAGATTATAGATTTGGCACAGTCAGTTATGGGCAGGAAGATGCCACCCGCTAATTTAGACCAATATGGACTGCATAAAAAGTTACAGTGTGGGATCAAACCGATTAGCTTTACTTTGGAGGATCCGCTTGAAGAGCTCTGTTTTCTGACTGATCAAATATGTCAGCTGGTCTGTAGCTCTGCCAAGTTATCAGACATCGCAATTCTAACAAGAACGAATGAACATATGGATAGAATTGCCCGTGGACTGAAGATATTTGGCTTACCTGTTGAGAAGCTGACGGCCCAACCTCAATGGATGAACGATCCGAGAATATTATTTCTGATCGACATAATGAAACTACTGGCGGCGGTGTGCCAGGAAGAGGGCGCTACCGATGAAAGTCACAACCTAAAAATGAAGACAGATTTCAGCGTAGTTGTAACCTTAGGAGAGGGTCGAAGAGTTGGTCCTTCTCTGATAAATTCAATTTACAATGGAGCAAGGGCCAAGGGAACTTCATGTTGGGAGTTAATTAATTCTATTGAGTATAGAAAGAGTTTACCTCTCAGAAGACAAAAAATTGTCGCCACATACCTAAATGCGTTATCTCCGTTGCTAGTTCGCAGCAAATTTCAGGAGCTCAATGTGCCCCTTGACCTCATGAACGAACTATCACAATTAATAGAACGAATGGATATACCACTATTTCAAGTTCAAAATGAAGAACAATTACAAGAATTCAGGGATAATCTGCTCGAGTTCTACCAGATATTAAAGTTATGCTCCTACAGTAGGCCGGCGGATGTCCCGCTAATAGCTTGGTTTGTGAAAACGTTCTTGGAACAGACCGTGCAACTCCAGAAAAATGTCGTGAACAAATTGTCAGGCCGAAATACAATCAAACTATCCACGATTCATTCTTCCAAAGGATTGGAATTTCCGATTGTGTTTTTACTTGGTCGGCTAGATAAGCCTGTTTGGAGCGATAATAATACCCTCTATGTCGGCATGACGCGTGCTCGCAACCTGCTCTATATGACAAACATTAACCACCCAAAAACAAAAGCTATTACCAATAACGAACACCCCTACATGATAGATAATGCATTTTTCTGGAAATACTATAATAACGATTTGGGAAGACCTTACAAGCCAAATTTGGCATCTAGAGCTCAAAATTATAAACAGTTGTTGGACAAGTATCGCATAACGACCCTTCATAAACGTTCCTTTGTGACTCAGTGCATTCCAATTCTGCGACTGAGTAGGCGTATTTTAATTAACTAG
- the VPS72 gene encoding Vps72p (Syntenic homolog of Saccharomyces cerevisiae YDR485C (VPS72)), with translation MAANGDDSGFLVATRARRANAGNQLMKLLEREHNRELQMDDDDGDINLLFEEEEDDGEFLLADQRQRENDDLFSDSDEDSSESGSGDEDGELGRHERKRRHALQKRKPPVIKKSRDGSAAKRYKPSYEQPDAKSLLVETRRTSSRTSVVRNKMEVYEKLAQAEVRRKEIQERIKKQKEAQLEPELTQEDRLRIAEETERINLQSLNKYKEQEVSKKQSRLAIQQRQKMKFKAGETILTWLTTQWSVTPMMEVYDREYWEQMVSKRQKRKRKYVRRKKEKPLSDKEKPVDSTLAMQEQTPNPTAEEPASERDGKVATNVPTTIAAKNNPTGADKVTSSDDLDTPALVTDSAPLPAENTALQLTDSEPPRSTGAEAISRPQSSSPMLFENSMARHISFVEKDEVAIIHVDDPPSNISTSRDQSHELDTPAMDGDYKKFDEGSGSASQGHSPNAEASYTELSNGSLDNEFDESDAAQSGDSQKKDWVPPEDVETEEDVVYEGPDQLVGKNFLLFTVFPDEPYNIASINELKAPLFGDQWAKPLHSRAYNVESYAKISWESHPHKKEEPTLIPDLSILDKFPEFGEYDKKLSKDVTVTTNKEMKVDIRTEAPSGVFLPNGIRKRCLITNKDSQYFDPKNGVPYADVEAIKTIQDLQDAIGEGTKDDPRPRYKWFGYGRGGIYLDVQQRPAKGVPDGFS, from the coding sequence ATGGCTGCTAATGGGGACGATAGCGGGTTTCTGGTGGCGACGAGGGCACGTAGAGCAAATGCAGGGAACCAGCTGATGAAGCTGCTCGAGAGAGAGCACAACCGAGAGTTGCAGATGGACGATGACGATGGTGACATCAACCTGCTCTTCGAAGAGGAGGAAGACGACGGGGAATTCCTGCTGGCTGATCAGAGACAGCGCGAGAATGATGATCTGTTCAGCGATTCAGATGAGGACTCGAGCGAGAGCGGATCGGGGGACGAAGACGGAGAGCTGGGGCGCCATGAGCGGAAGAGACGGCACGCGTTGCAGAAACGCAAGCCACCGGTCATCAAGAAGTCACGGGACGGGAGCGCTGCGAAGCGCTACAAGCCGTCCTACGAGCAGCCGGACGCGAAGTCGCTGCTGGTCGAGACGCGGAGGACCTCATCACGGACGTCGGTAGTGCGGAACAAGATGGAAGTGTACGAGAAGCTGGCACAGGCAGAGGTCCGGCGCAAGGAGATCCAGGAGCGCATCAAGAAGCAGAAGGaggcgcagctggagcCGGAGCTCACGCAGGAAGACCGCCTGCGGATTGCCGAGGAAACGGAGCGTATCAACCTGCAGTCGCTCAACAAGTACAAGGAACAGGAGGTCAGCAAGAAGCAGAGTCGTCTCGCGATACAACAGCGGCAGAAGATGAAGTTCAAGGCCGGCGAGACGATTCTCACGTGGCTGACCACGCAGTGGAGCGTGACGCCCATGATGGAGGTATATGATCGCGAGTACTGGGAGCAGATGGTCAGCAAAAGGCAGAAGAGAAAGCGGAAGTACGTGCGCAGGAAGAAAGAAAAGCCGCTCAGCGACAAGGAGAAACCCGTGGATAGCACGCTGGCAATGCAGGAGCAGACACCAAATCCCACCGCGGAAGAGCCTGCCTCAGAGAGGGATGGCAAGGTTGCAACGAATGTTCCGACCACGATAGCGGCGAAGAATAACCCGACAGGCGCGGATAAAGTTACTAGCTCAGATGATCTTGATACTCCCGCGCTGGTGACGGATAGCGCACCACTTCCAGCAGAAAACACTGCTTTGCAGCTCACGGATTCAGAACCACCCAGGTCAACAGGGGCCGAGGCCATAAGCAGGCCACAGTCCAGCTCACCGATGCTATTTGAAAACTCAATGGCTAGGCATATTTCGTTTGTGGAGAAGGATGAGGTTGCCATTATACACGTCGACGATCCGCCGTCTAATATCAGCACGTCCCGCGATCAATCACACGAACTCGACACTCCTGCTATGGACGGTGACTATAAGAAATTTGATGAAGGCAGTGGATCTGCGAGCCAAGGCCACTCACCCAATGCTGAAGCTTCGTATACAGAGCTTTCAAATGGGTCTTTAGATAATGAGTTTGACGAGTCAGACGCAGCGCAGTCAGGCGATAGCCAGAAGAAAGATTGGGTGCCGCCCGAAGATGTTGAAACTGAAGAAGATGTGGTTTACGAGGGTCCTGATCAACTAGTTGGCAAGAACTTTCTACTTTTCACTGTCTTCCCCGATGAGCCTTACAACATTGCAAGCATTAATGAACTTAAAGCCCCGCTATTCGGTGACCAGTGGGCCAAGCCCCTTCACAGCAGAGCGTACAACGTTGAATCATACGCAAAAATATCATGGGAATCACATCCACATAAAAAGGAAGAACCGACGCTGATTCCTGATCTGAGCATACTAGACAAATTCCCTGAGTTTGGTGAATATGATAAGAAGCTATCAAAGGACGTAACTGTTACGACAAACAAAGAAATGAAGGTTGATATTCGCACTGAAGCGCCCAGTGGTGTCTTTTTGCCTAACGGCATAAGGAAAAGGTGTTTAATTACGAATAAAGATTCGCAATACTTCGATCCTAAGAACGGAGTGCCATACGCCGACGTAGAGGCCATTAAGACTATACAGGATCTTCAAGATGCCATTGGAGAGGGTACAAAAGACGATCCCCGCCCTCGCTATAAATGGTTCGGATATGGTCGCGGAGGCATATACCTGGATGTACAACAGCGGCCTGCAAAGGGAGTTCCGGACGGTTTCTCTTAG
- the COQ3 gene encoding hexaprenyldihydroxybenzoate methyltransferase (Syntenic homolog of Saccharomyces cerevisiae YOL096C (COQ3)), whose product MLKRTLPLLTKFNPKLLGHSAPAAGAAGPSPSIGSSTSTSADEISHFQQLAPTWWDTNGSQRILHKMNLSRMDFIQRILSEQMKVTTPDVYVPGFNYKAHLPAAVSEQIQSELNTEVRSLLRQQRLQVLDVGCGGGILAESLGRQPYVEKVYGIDLTPDCIAAARAHRDKDPVLREKIQYDVLPLEEVEGQFDVVTMFEMLEHVENPSAVLEHAWRRLRPEGILFVSTINRNLLSWFTTICMAEHVLRVVPKGTHHLEKYLDATEVQDWFQQHTPGAHRILDLKGNMYVPMWGWVEHDLSSIGNYCMAVKKLR is encoded by the coding sequence ATGCTAAAGAGGACACTTCCTTTACTCACCAAGTTCAACCCAAAGCTCCTAGGGCATAGCGCCCccgctgccggcgctgccggGCCTAGTCCGAGCATTGGCAGCAGCACATCGACTTCGGCAGACGAAATAAGCCATTTCCAGCAGTTGGCACCGACATGGTGGGACACCAATGGCTCGCAACGCATCTTGCACAAGATGAACTTGTCCCGCATGGACTTCATTCAAAGAATCCTGTCAGAACAGATGAAAGTGACTACTCCAGACGTGTACGTGCCAGGCTTCAACTACAAGGCGCACCTGCCGGCCGCAGTTAGCGAACAGATACAGAGCGAGCTGAACACCGAGGTGCGGTCTTTGCTacggcagcagcggctgcaggtgctcgacgtgggctgcggcggcggaaTCCTCGCGGAGTCGTTGGGCCGGCAGCCGTATGTCGAGAAGGTGTACGGCATCGACCTGACCCCGGACTGCATTGCCGCTGCGCGGGCCCACCGTGACAAGGACCCGGTCCTCCGCGAGAAAATACAGTACGACGTGCTGCCACTGGAGGAAGTGGAGGGCCAGTTCGACGTGGTGACGATGTTCGAGATGCTGGAGCATGTGGAAAACCCGAGCGCCGTTCTCGAGCACGCGTGGAGGCGGCTACGCCCCGAGGGGATTCTGTTTGTGAGCACGATCAACCGCAACCTGCTGTCGTGGTTCACCACGATCTGCATGGCCGAGCACGTGCTGCGCGTCGTGCCCAAGGGCACGCACCACCTGGAGAAGTACCTGGACGCGACCGAAGTGCAGGACTGGTTCCAGCAGCACACGCCGGGCGCGCACCGCATCCTGGACCTGAAAGGCAACATGTACGTGCCCATGTGGGGCTGGGTCGAACACGACCTCTCCAGCATCGGTAACTACTGCATGGCAGTGAAGAAGCTGCGTTAG
- the VPS60 gene encoding Vps60p (Syntenic homolog of Saccharomyces cerevisiae YDR486C (VPS60)), which yields MTAMPAIQDRTTDALLTRTHPTEEQRAPRALKSSDGLFFNEMNRLFGYNNKRTSDQLLQESSKAMDQAQQGLNGRISQLDTQIAQLNFQLQGLQKKIAGMGSAVAQRPLRQRALKLLNKRKQLETSRDQLDSQLWSMSQAQMTTENLKNTAVTVNALAQTNKALRQQYKQINVERLQTMQDEMADLMEQGEELQQVLAMGGTEIDDISESELDAELEALGDGELDFGAEADPVDLPAYLGGAPQFVDEDATDEPAGLQTAT from the coding sequence ATGACGGCGATGCCCGCCATTCAAGACAGAACTACAGACGCTTTACTCACTCGCACACACCCCACGGAGGAGCAGCGAGCGCCCAGGGCCCTAAAATCAAGCGACGGGCTGTTTTTTAACGAGATGAATAGACTGTTTGGATATAATAATAAGCGGACCAGCgaccagctgctgcaggaaTCGTCCAAGGCCATGGACCAGGCGCAACAGGGTCTGAACGGCCGTATCTCGCAGCTGGACACGCAGATAGCACAGCTGAACTTCCAGTTGCAGGGCCTGCAGAAGAAGATCGCGGGTATGGGGTCGGCCGTGGcgcagcggccgctgcggcagcgcgcgctgaAGCTACTGAACAAGCGGAAACAGCTGGAGACGTCGCGGGACCAGCTAGACTCGCAGCTGTGGTCCATGAGCCAGGCGCAGATGACGACAGAGAACCTCAAGAACACAGCGGTGACGGTGAACGCGCTGGCACAGACGAACAAGGCGCTCCGGCAACAGTACAAGCAGATTAACGTCGAGCGGCTGCAGACCATGCAGGACGAGATGGCGGACCTGATGGAGCAGGGCGAGGAGTTGCAGCAAGTGCTGGCAATGGGCGGCACGGAGATCGACGACATCAGCGAGAGCGAGCTGGAtgcggagctggaggcgctgggCGACGGGGAGCTGGACTTCGGAGCGGAGGCCGACCCGGTGGACCTCCCTGCGTACCTGGGGGGCGCCCCGCAATTCGTGGACGAAGATGCGACGGACGAGCCCGCGGGCCTGCAGACAGCGACATAG
- the WRS1 gene encoding tryptophan--tRNA ligase WRS1 (Syntenic homolog of Saccharomyces cerevisiae YOL097C (WRS1)) codes for MGVEKVAEMLGELSTESEREQKVTPWDVAGAVDENGVAQAIDYEKLLKQFGTKPVSEETLARFTAVTGHQPHHFLRKGMFFSERDFGRILDLYEQGRPFFLYTGRGPSSDSMHLGHMVPFIFSKWLQEVFDVPIVIELTDDEKFLFKQKLQIGDVKSFARENCKDIIAVGFKPENTFIFSDLDYMGGGFYETVVRVSRQITGSTAKAVFGFTDSDCIGKFHFASIQIASAFPSSYPEVLGLPPKTPCLIPCAIDQDPYFRVCRDVADKLKFTKPSLLHSKFFPALQGSTTKMSASDDTTAIFMTDTPKQIQKKINKYAFSGGQVSIEDHRKYGGNPDVDVAYQYLSFFKDDDELLKKCYDDYKSGELLSGEMKKLCIETLQQFVKEFQERRAKVDDATLDAFMKPHKLVWGQRERKVPPKPKTEKA; via the coding sequence ATGGGGGTCGAGAAGGTAGCAGAGATGTTGGGAGAGTTGAGCACGGAAAGCGAGCGCGAGCAGAAGGTGACGCCGTGGGACGTGGCGGGGGCCGTGGACGAGAACGGTGTTGCGCAGGCGATCGACTACGAAAAGCTGCTAAAGCAGTTTGGGACGAAGCCCGTGAGCGAGGAGACGCTTGCCCGGTTTACGGCTGTGACGGGACACCAGCCTCATCACTTTTTGCGCAAGGGGATGTTCTTCAGTGAGCGTGACTTCGGGCGGATTTTGGATCTATACGAGCAGGGCCGGCCGTTCTTCCTGTACACGGGGCGCGGGCCATCGAGCGATTCGATGCACCTGGGGCACATGGTTCCGTTTATCTTCTCCAAATGGCTGCAGGAGGTGTTTGACGTGCCTATCGTGATCGAGCTGACCGACGACGAGAAGTTCCTGTTCAAGCAGAAGCTGCAGATCGGCGACGTGAAGTCGTTTGCACGTGAGAACTGTAAGGACATCATTGCGGTGGGGTTCAAGCCGGAGAACACGTTCATATTCTCGGACCTGGACTACATGGGCGGTGGCTTCTACGAGACGGTGGTGCGCGTATCCCGGCAAATCACGGGCTCGACTGCAAAGGCTGTGTTTGGCTTCACCGACTCGGACTGCATTGGTAAGTTCCACTTTGCGTCGATCCAGATAGCGTCTGCGTTCCCATCGTCGTACCCCGAGGTGCTTGGGCTTCCACCCAAGACGCCGTGTCTGATCCCGTGCGCAATCGACCAGGACCCTTACTTCCGTGTGTGCCGGGACGTCGCGGACAAGTTGAAGTTTACCAAGCCTTCGCTGCTCCACTCGAAGTTCTTCCCTGCTCTTCAGGGCTCGACCACGAAGATGAGTGCGTCCGACGACACAACTGCGATTTTCATGACGGACACTCCGAAACAGATCCAGAAGAAGATTAACAAATACGCATTCAGCGGTGGCCAGGTGTCGATTGAAGATCATCGCAAGTACGGCGGAAACCCAGACGTCGATGTGGCGTATCAGTACCTGTCGTTTTTCAAGGACGATGACGAGTTGCTGAAGAAGTGCTATGACGACTACAAGAGTGGTGAGCTGCTCTCGGGCGAGATGAAGAAGCTATGTATTGAGACGCTGCAGCAGTTTGTGAAGGAGTTCCAGGAGCGCAGAGCCAAGGTCGACGACGCAACACTGGATGCTTTCATGAAGCCTCATAAATTGGTCTGGGGACAGCGCGAGCGGAAGGTGCCTCCAAAGCCCAAGACTGAGAAGGCGTAA
- the RIB3 gene encoding 3,4-dihydroxy-2-butanone-4-phosphate synthase RIB3 (Syntenic homolog of Saccharomyces cerevisiae YDR487C (RIB3)), with amino-acid sequence MTSPCTDIGTAIEQFKQNKMIIVMDHISRENEADLICAAAHMTAEQMAFMIRYSSGYVCAPMTNAIADKLDLPLMNTLKCKAFSDDRHSTAYTITCDYAHGTTTGISARDRALTCNQLANPESKATDFTKPGHIVPLRARDGGVLERDGHTEAALDLCRLAGVPEVAAICELVSERDVGLMMTLDECIEFSKKHGLALITVDDLKAAVAAKQ; translated from the coding sequence ATGACAAGCCCATGCACTGATATCGGTACCGCTATAGAGCAGTTCAAGCAAAATAAGATGATCATCGTCATGGACCACATCTCGAGAGAAAACGAGGCCGATCTAATatgtgcagcagcgcacATGACTGCCGAGCAAATGGCATTTATGATTCGGTATTCCTCGGGCTACGTTTGCGCTCCAATGACCAATGCGATTGCCGATAAGCTAGACCTACCGCTCATGAACACATTGAAATGCAAGGCTTTCTCCGATGACAGACACAGCACTGCGTATACAATCACCTGTGACTATGCGCACGGGACGACGACAGGTATCTCCGCACGTGACCGGGCGTTGACCTGTAATCAGTTGGCGAACCCGGAGTCCAAGGCTACCGACTTCACGAAGCCAGGCCACATTGTGCCATTGCGTGCCCGTGACGGCGGCGTGCTCGAGCGTGACGGGCACACCGAAGCGGCGCTCGACTTGTGCAGACTAGCGGGTGTGCCAGAGGTCGCTGCTATTTGTGAATTAGTAAGCGAAAGGGACGTCGGGCTGATGATGACTTTGGATGAGTGTATAGAATTCAGCAAGAAGCACGGTCTTGCCCTCATCACCGTCGATGACCTGAAGGCTGCAGTTGCCGCCAAGCAGTAG
- a CDS encoding metallo-dependent hydrolase superfamily protein (Syntenic homolog of Saccharomyces cerevisiae YBR284W and YJL070C): MARQMAQPDLSGVSKLSLDDLDIDQPPAEFDQQILMGMPMHMEWRALNIPPFPDVEALRRKYINGSRQDNRSNYKYDLQNWFLYPEPLPKFWKFEHDRRLQLPIAERVSFQEPEFSSGFAARLHAEGFRYTGEYFNLDKYAERFQAISVNPPHNKVSLQLPTFEVFMDDLRQMANAVAAPDFISAAEKRLSYLENRYDLFQHLRSRTENLEIKAVRHRDFYNTRKVDPNMVLHGCIPQRQLNEFICEKLNLEPDRVVHVDRQGKNWTLRNIFQGNYVGICDFQSSNEDIRLKIVDDEFMEWYKNYYLPNYQCAWVSQLSSSDLSLGSALDLPHRMYYMIAKVFLDFDNDISGEYLAEMVIKYVIHSLEKSKYQLVHLSVDFQFQQPSWWLKFSSWVCRWKLVSFNIRWNVRVKREYSRLYKLGFLNDFETYLDYIFGPLIYDANIQNIELQCFLSTVVNIDFVLESSDENNVQTENTVFPPSSWQSHGENPPLAYYMYYFHWRLAHVNAARHSRKQNSILLRSCPQPDQNRASQTNIDVTEQTESLLCNLLLCNGGLLQGEVLWSTIPTLTYIYYLLQIPVVVAPLSPFKAQSLNLEGGIQQNTLEFNTGSGYHYRENPFMRMHRIGMRVVLSSNMVLFNNSYTAEPVLEEYSVAASIYLLSAADLSEFVRDSIISSGFEGFYKRHWIGVVTSATEYTSEIIGSVDIWYDESANTAEKHNVPNIRRIYRMGTLTTEKEFYNKVFRNSR; the protein is encoded by the coding sequence ATGGCACGCCAAATGGCACAACCAGATTTATCTGGCGTTTCTAAATTGAGCCTCGATGACCTGGATATAGACCAACCTCCTGCAGAATTTGATCAGCAAATACTAATGGGTATGCCCATGCATATGGAGTGGAGGGCTTTGAATATTCCACCTTTCCCGGATGTGGAAGCACTGAGAAGAAAGTACATAAACGGCTCTCGGCAAGACAATCGCTCCAATTACAAGTATGATTTGCAAAATTGGTTTCTTTACCCTGAACCACTGCCGAAGTTTTGGAAGTTTGAGCATGACCggcgcctgcagctcccAATTGCCGAAAGAGTAAGCTTCCAGGAGCCCGAGTTTTCTTCAGGTTTTGCAGCGAGACTGCACGCAGAAGGCTTCCGATACACTGGGGAATATTTTAACCTGGATAAATATGCCGAGAGATTTCAAGCTATTTCTGTAAACCCTCCGCATAACAAAGTATCTTTGCAACTTCCCACTTTTGAAGTATTCATGGATGATTTGAGACAGATGGCAAACGCAGTCGCAGCGCCCGATTTTATATCTGCTGCTGAGAAGAGGCTCTCCTATTTAGAAAATAGGTATGACCTATTTCAACACCTGAGGAGTAGGACAGAGAATCTGGAGATTAAAGCTGTCAGGCATAGGGATTTTTATAACACAAGAAAAGTTGATCCTAATATGGTATTACACGGATGCATACCGCAACGACAATTGAACGAATTCATATGTGAAAAACTCAACTTAGAGCCCGACCGTGTTGTGCATGTAGATAGACAGGGTAAGAATTGGACCTTGCGCAACATCTTTCAGGGGAATTATGTCGGAATTTGCGACTTCCAGTCTTCTAACGAAGACATAAGGTTGAAGATTGTGGATGATGAGTTCATGGAGTGGTACAAAAATTACTATCTCCCAAATTATCAATGTGCATGGGTATCTCAGTTAAGTTCATCGGATTTATCCCTAGGTAGCGCTCTTGATCTACCACACAGGATGTATTACATGATCGCCAAGGTGTTTCTGGACTTTGACAATGATATTTCCGGGGAATACCTCGCGGAGATGGTGATCAAGTATGTGATCCATAGTCTGGAGAAGAGCAAATACCAACTCGTGCATCTATCGGTTGACTTTCAGTTCCAGCAGCCATCATGGTGGCTAAAATTCTCCAGCTGGGTGTGTCGCTGGAAGCTGGTATCTTTCAATATAAGATGGAACGTTCGGGTCAAAAGAGAGTATTCAAGGCTGTACAAGTTAGGTTTCCTGAATGACTTTGAAACGTATCTGGATTATATTTTTGGCCCACTAATTTATGACGCTAATATCCAAAATATTGAATTGCAATGTTTCCTGTCAACTGTTGTGAACATAGATTTTGTACTTGAGTCATCCGATGAAAACAACGTGCAAACAGAAAATACCGTCTTCCCACCCTCGTCCTGGCAGTCACATGGAGAAAATCCGCCCTTGGCATACTATATGTACTATTTCCATTGGCGGTTAGCTCATGTGAATGCTGCCAGGCACAGTAGGAAACAGAATTCGATTCTACTAAGAAGTTGTCCCCAACCTGATCAGAATAGGGCTTCGCAGACAAATATTGATGTTACAGAGCAGACTGAGTCTCTACTTTGCAATCTATTATTATGCAACGGCGGTCTATTGCAAGGGGAGGTCCTCTGGTCCACTATACCGACACTGACATATATTTATTACCTTCTGCAAATTCCTGTGGTTGTGGCGCCATTGTCTCCCTTCAAAGCACAATCTTTGAACCTTGAAGGCGGAATCCAGCAGAACACCCTAGAGTTCAATACAGGTAGCGGCTATCATTACCGTGAaaatccattcatgcgtATGCATAGAATTGGAATGCGAGTAGTGCTATCTTCTAATATGGTTCTGTTCAATAATTCTTATACTGCAGAACCCGTACTGGAAGAATACAGTGTCGCTGCAAGCATTTACTTACTCAGTGCTGCTGATTTGTCGGAATTTGTTCGTGACAGTATCATTTCAAGTGGTTTCGAAGGATTTTATAAGAGACACTGGATCGGTGTAGTGACATCTGCAACCGAATATACTTCGGAGATCATAGGATCGGTGGATATATGGTATGATGAATCCGCCAACACCGCAGAAAAACACAATGTTCCGAACATCAGGAGGATTTATCGTATGGGGACACTGACCACAGAAAAAGAATTTTATAACAAGGTATTCCGAAACTCCAGATAG